The proteins below come from a single Columba livia isolate bColLiv1 breed racing homer chromosome 28, bColLiv1.pat.W.v2, whole genome shotgun sequence genomic window:
- the VPS45 gene encoding vacuolar protein sorting-associated protein 45 isoform X2: MNAVLAVKQYVSKMIEDSGPGMKVLLMDRETTGAVSMVYTQSEILQREVYLFERLDSAHREPMKHLKAICFLRPTKENVEFLIQELRRPKYSTYFIYFSNVISKSDVKALAEADEQEVVAEVQEFYGDYIAVNPHVFSLNLLGCCQGRHWDPAQLARTTQGLTALLLSLKKCPMIRYQLSSEPARRLAECVKQVITKEYELFDFRRTEVPPLLLILDRSDDAITPLLNQWTYQAMVHELLGINNNRIDLSRVPGISKDLREVVLSAENDEFYANNMYLNFAEIGSNIKNLMEDFQRRKPKEQQKLESIADMKAFVENYPQFRKMSGTVSKHVTVVGELSRLVAERNLLEVSEVEQELACQNDHSSALQNVRRLLQNPRVTELDAARLVMLYALHYERHSSNGLPGLLTELRNRGVADRYRKLVSAVVEYGGKRVRGSDLFSPKDAVAITKQFLKGLKGVENVYTQHQPLLHETLDQLIKGKLRDSQFPYLGPNTLRDRPQDIIVFIIGGATYEEALTVYNLNRSTAGVRIVLGGTTIHNTRRIGHAL; the protein is encoded by the exons ATGAACGCCGTGCTGGCCGTCAAGCAGTACGTGTCCAAGATGATCGAGGACAGCGGGCCCGGCATGAAGGTTCTGCTCATGGACCGGGAGACG ACCGGCGCGGTGAGCATGGTGTACACCCAGTCCGAGATCCTGCAGAGGGAGGTGTACCTGTTCGAGCGCCTGGACTCCGCGCACAGGGAGCCCATGAAGCACCTCAAGGCCATTTGCTTCCTGCGGCCCACCAAG GAGAACGTGGAGTTCCTCATTCAGGAGCTGCGGAGGCCGAAGTACAGCACCTATTTTATCT ATTTCAGCAACGTGATCAGCAAGAGCGACGTGAAGGCGCTGGCCGAGGCCGACGAGCAGGAAGTCGTGGCTGAAGTTCAG GAGTTCTACGGCGATTACATCGCGGTGAATCCACACGTGTTCTCTCTCAACCTCTTGGGCTGCTGCCAG GGCCGGCACTGGGACCCGGCGCAGCTGGCCAGGACCACGCAGGGGCTGACCGCGCTGCTCCTGTCCCTCAAGAAGTGCCCCATGATCCGCTACCAGCTCTCGTCCGAGCCCGCCCGGCGCCTGGCCGAGTGCGTCAAG CAAGTGATCACTAAGGAGTACGAGCTGTTCGACTTCCGGCGCACGGAGGTTCCCCCGTTGCTGCTCATCCTGGATCGCTCTGACGACGCCATCACCCCCCTGCTGAACCAG TGGACGTACCAGGCGATGGTCCACGAGCTGCTGGGGATTAACAACAACCGCATCGACCTCTCGCGGGTGCCGGGGATCAGCAAGGACCTGCGCGAGGTGGTTCTGTCCGCCGAGAACGACGAGTTCTACGCCAAC AACATGTACCTGAACTTCGCGGAGATCGGCAGCAACATCAAGAACCTGATGGAGGATTTCCAGAGGAGGAAGCCCAAGGAGCAGCAGAAGCTGGAGTCCATCGCGGATATGAAG GCGTTCGTGGAGAACTACCCGCAGTTCCGCAAGATGTCGGGCACGGTGTCCAAGCACGTGACGGTGGTGGGCGAGCTGTCGCGCCTGGTCGCCGAGCGCAACCTGCTGGAGGTGTCGgaggtggagcaggagctggcctGTCAGAACGACCATTCCAGCGCCCTCCAG AACGTGCGGCGGCTGCTGCAGAACCCGCGGGTGACGGAGCTGGACGCGGCGCGGCTGGTGATGCTCTACGCGCTGCACTACGAGCGGCACAGCAGCAACGGCCTCCCCGGGCTGCTCACCGAGCTCCGGAACCGCGGCGTGGCCGACAGATACCGAAAG CTCGTGTCCGCCGTTGTGGAATATGGAGGGAAACGGGTCCGGGGCAGCGACCTGTTCAGTCCCAAGGACGCCGTAGCCATCACCAAACAGTTCCTCAAAGGACTGAAG GGCGTTGAGAACGTGTACACGCAGCACCAGCCGCTGCTGCACGAGACGCTGGACCAGCTCATCAAGGGGAAGCTCCGGGACAGCCAGTTCCCCTACCTGGGGCCCAACACGCTCCGCGACAG GCCCCAGGACATCATTGTTTTCATCATCGGAGGAGCCACGTACGAGGAGGCGCTGACCGTGTA
- the VPS45 gene encoding vacuolar protein sorting-associated protein 45 isoform X1, whose protein sequence is MNAVLAVKQYVSKMIEDSGPGMKVLLMDRETTGAVSMVYTQSEILQREVYLFERLDSAHREPMKHLKAICFLRPTKENVEFLIQELRRPKYSTYFIYFSNVISKSDVKALAEADEQEVVAEVQEFYGDYIAVNPHVFSLNLLGCCQGRHWDPAQLARTTQGLTALLLSLKKCPMIRYQLSSEPARRLAECVKQVITKEYELFDFRRTEVPPLLLILDRSDDAITPLLNQWTYQAMVHELLGINNNRIDLSRVPGISKDLREVVLSAENDEFYANNMYLNFAEIGSNIKNLMEDFQRRKPKEQQKLESIADMKAFVENYPQFRKMSGTVSKHVTVVGELSRLVAERNLLEVSEVEQELACQNDHSSALQNVRRLLQNPRVTELDAARLVMLYALHYERHSSNGLPGLLTELRNRGVADRYRKLVSAVVEYGGKRVRGSDLFSPKDAVAITKQFLKGLKGVENVYTQHQPLLHETLDQLIKGKLRDSQFPYLGPNTLRDRPQDIIVFIIGGATYEEALTVYNLNRSTAGVRIVLGGTTIHNTRSFLEEVTASGFRGPESTQAPPRSSSRR, encoded by the exons ATGAACGCCGTGCTGGCCGTCAAGCAGTACGTGTCCAAGATGATCGAGGACAGCGGGCCCGGCATGAAGGTTCTGCTCATGGACCGGGAGACG ACCGGCGCGGTGAGCATGGTGTACACCCAGTCCGAGATCCTGCAGAGGGAGGTGTACCTGTTCGAGCGCCTGGACTCCGCGCACAGGGAGCCCATGAAGCACCTCAAGGCCATTTGCTTCCTGCGGCCCACCAAG GAGAACGTGGAGTTCCTCATTCAGGAGCTGCGGAGGCCGAAGTACAGCACCTATTTTATCT ATTTCAGCAACGTGATCAGCAAGAGCGACGTGAAGGCGCTGGCCGAGGCCGACGAGCAGGAAGTCGTGGCTGAAGTTCAG GAGTTCTACGGCGATTACATCGCGGTGAATCCACACGTGTTCTCTCTCAACCTCTTGGGCTGCTGCCAG GGCCGGCACTGGGACCCGGCGCAGCTGGCCAGGACCACGCAGGGGCTGACCGCGCTGCTCCTGTCCCTCAAGAAGTGCCCCATGATCCGCTACCAGCTCTCGTCCGAGCCCGCCCGGCGCCTGGCCGAGTGCGTCAAG CAAGTGATCACTAAGGAGTACGAGCTGTTCGACTTCCGGCGCACGGAGGTTCCCCCGTTGCTGCTCATCCTGGATCGCTCTGACGACGCCATCACCCCCCTGCTGAACCAG TGGACGTACCAGGCGATGGTCCACGAGCTGCTGGGGATTAACAACAACCGCATCGACCTCTCGCGGGTGCCGGGGATCAGCAAGGACCTGCGCGAGGTGGTTCTGTCCGCCGAGAACGACGAGTTCTACGCCAAC AACATGTACCTGAACTTCGCGGAGATCGGCAGCAACATCAAGAACCTGATGGAGGATTTCCAGAGGAGGAAGCCCAAGGAGCAGCAGAAGCTGGAGTCCATCGCGGATATGAAG GCGTTCGTGGAGAACTACCCGCAGTTCCGCAAGATGTCGGGCACGGTGTCCAAGCACGTGACGGTGGTGGGCGAGCTGTCGCGCCTGGTCGCCGAGCGCAACCTGCTGGAGGTGTCGgaggtggagcaggagctggcctGTCAGAACGACCATTCCAGCGCCCTCCAG AACGTGCGGCGGCTGCTGCAGAACCCGCGGGTGACGGAGCTGGACGCGGCGCGGCTGGTGATGCTCTACGCGCTGCACTACGAGCGGCACAGCAGCAACGGCCTCCCCGGGCTGCTCACCGAGCTCCGGAACCGCGGCGTGGCCGACAGATACCGAAAG CTCGTGTCCGCCGTTGTGGAATATGGAGGGAAACGGGTCCGGGGCAGCGACCTGTTCAGTCCCAAGGACGCCGTAGCCATCACCAAACAGTTCCTCAAAGGACTGAAG GGCGTTGAGAACGTGTACACGCAGCACCAGCCGCTGCTGCACGAGACGCTGGACCAGCTCATCAAGGGGAAGCTCCGGGACAGCCAGTTCCCCTACCTGGGGCCCAACACGCTCCGCGACAG GCCCCAGGACATCATTGTTTTCATCATCGGAGGAGCCACGTACGAGGAGGCGCTGACCGTGTA